CAGGTCATCGCGAAGTCGTCGTCCGGCTTCACCGAACCGTCCTTGGGCGGCAGGTCGCGGACGTGGCCGTAGGACGCCAGGACCGTGTAGTCCGAGCCCAGATACTTATTGATGGTCTTAGCCTTGGCCGGGCTTTCGACGACGACGAGCTTCACTTATGCGGCGCTTTCCGAGGGCCGCTGAGGCCCCCTCTCAGGGAGGCGGAAAGTGGGGGCGGCCCTAGGGCTCTGTCAACGCCCCAGCTTTCCGCCGGCCAGCAGCCTGCTTCGCAGGCTTAAATTCGCGACGCCATGCCGCCTGGCGCGAGCTCGCAGCGGCCGGCGATGGAGAGTTCCACCAGCGCGGCGAAAACCAGCGACGCCGGCGCAGCGCACGCGCGGACGATCTCGTCGATGGGGGCCGGGGTCGGCGAGAGGAGGGCGTAGATCCTCTCTCGCAGGGCTTCGTCCGGGTCGCTTGGCGCGCCGCGGTAGGGATGTTCGGGTTCGCGCAGGCCGGACAGGCCCTCCAGGGCGCGCAGGACGTCGTCGGCGCCTTCGCAGAGTGCGGCGCCCTGCCGGATAAGGTCGTTGGCGCCGCGGGCGCGCGGATCCAGCGGCGAACCGGGCACGGCCAGGACTTCGCGGCCCTGTTCAGCGGCCAGGCGGGCGGTGATCAGGGAGCCGGAGCGAATCTCCGCCTCGACCACCACGACGGCGCGGCTGAGGCCGGAGATGATCCGGTTGCGGCGGGGGAAGTCGCGGGCGACGGCCTTGCGGCCGGGTTCGTTCTCGGAGACCACGCAGCCGGATTCCACGATCTGGCCGTAGAGGGCGGTGTTCTCGGCCGGGTAGATGTCGTCGACGCCGCCGCCGAGCACGGCGACCGTGCCGGTGCGCAAGGCGCCCTCGTGGGCGGATTTGTCGATGCCGCGGGCGAGGCCGGAGACGATGACCAGGCCTGCCGCGCCAAGCTCGGCGGCCATGCCGCGGGCGAAACCTTGCGCCGAAGCTGAGGCCACACGAGCGCCGACGATGGCGACAGTGGGCCGGACCAGCAGTTCGGCGTTCCCCCGCGCCCACAGCACCGGCGGCGGCGGGTCCACGGCGGCGAGAAGGGGCGGGAAGGTGAGTTCGCCCGAGCAGAGGAGCCGGGCGCCGAGGGTCTCGCCGGCGGCGAGCTCGCGGTCGATGGCAGCGTCGCTGGGCGGTATGACCGAGCGGCCGGCGTTGCGGGCGAGGTCGGGGAGGGCGGCGAGCGCGGCCTCGGCGTCGCCGAAGCGGTCGATCAGGTGGGCGAAGGCGACGGGGCCGACCGTCTCGGTCCGCGCGAGCTTCAGCCAGGCGCGACGTTCGTTCGGGCTCACGCCTTATCGCCGCCGATCTTCGGCTCTTGGCCCTTGAGCAGGCGACGGATGTTCTCGGCGTGCCGGAAGTAGACCAGCGTGGCCATGACGGCGGCCAGGAGCGCGATAGGCCAGGGGCGGCCGAGCGCCAGGGCGACGACCGGTGCGGTCGCGGTTGCGACCAACGCCGACAGCGAACTGAATTTGAAAAGTTTCGCCACAACCAGCCAGGTCGCGCAGGCGATCAGTCCGACCGGCCAGGCGGCCGCCAGCAGCGTGCCCAGGAAGGTGGCCACGCCCTTGCCGCCGCGGAACTTGAGCCAGACCGAAAAGAGGTGGCCGAGGAAGGCCGCCCCGCCGGCCAGGGCCGTCAACTGGACCTGGACCATGGGACCGGCGTCACGGGTGGCTAGCCAGGCGCAAAGGACCGCCAGCGCGCCCTTGCCGCCGTCGCCCACCAGGGTGACGAAGGCCAGGCCTTTGCGGCCCGTTCGCAGGACGTTGGTGGCGCCGATGTTGCCCGAGCCGATCTGGCGCAGGTCGCCGGCGCCCGCCAGGCGCGTGACGATCACGCCGAAGGGGATCGAGCCCAAAAGGTAGCCGCCCATGACGGCGGCGAGGATCAGGGTGGGCGTCATCTCAACCAGCCTGGAAGACGGTGCGACCGTCGACAAGGGTGCGCAACACCTTGCCCTGCAGGCGGCGGCCGTCGAACGGCGAGTTCTTGGACTTGGAGGCGAGCTTGGCGGCGTCGATCAGCACCGGCGCGTTGGGATCGCAGAGCACGAGGTCGGCCGGGGCGCCTTCGTTCAGGCGCCCGGCGGGCAGGCGCAGCAGGTCGGCTGGCGCAGCGGTCACCGTGCGGATCAGGTCGATGAGCGGGATGCGGCCATCGTGATGGAAGGCCAGCAGGGCCGGCAGCAGGGTTTCGAGCCCCACGGCGCCGGGGGCGGCCTCGTCATAGGGTAGGCGCTTGTCCTCGGCCGGGGCGGGGGCGTGGGCGGAGACGACGATCTTGATCAGGCCTGAGGCGACGGCGTCGATGACCGCCTGGCGGTCATCTTCGCTCCGGAGCGGCGGCTCGACCTTGCAGAAGGTGCGGTAGTCGCCGATGTCGATCTCATTGAACGACATGTGGTTGATCGAGGTGGTGGCGACGGCGTTCACCCCGCGACCAAGGGCTCGCTTCAGGCTGTCGAGCGCGCCGGCGGTGGTGATCTGGTCGACCAACAGCCGCGCGCCAGTGACTTCGGCCAGGGCCAGATCGCGCTCCAGCATGATCCGCTCAGCCACGGCGTGGACGGAGGGCAGGCCCATGCGGCCGGCGAACTCGCCCGAGGTGGCCGCGGCGCCCTTGGACAGCCAGGGGTCGGCCGGTCGGTGGGCGACCAGGACATCGAAGCCCCTGGCGTAGGCGAAGATCCGCTGCAGCACCTTGGAGTCGACGATCGGGTGGTCTGCGTCGGTGATGTAGACGCAACCGGCCTCGGCCATGAGGCCGATCTCAGCCATCCGCTCGCCCTTTGCGCCCTTGGTGGCGGCGCCGGCGGCGTAGACGTGAACCAGTTCAATGTCGCGGGCGCGGCGCAGGATGAAATCGACCACGGACGGGTCGTCGACCACGGGATCTGTGTCGGGCTGGACGACGATGGAGGTGACGCCGCCCGCCGCCGCGGCGCGGGAGGCGGACTTGAGCGTCTCCTTGGGTTCGGCCCCGGGCTCGCCGGTCTTGACCCGAAGGTCGATAAGGCCGGGCATCATTAGCTTGCCCTGGCCGTCGATAATCTCGGCGCCGGCGGGGGCCGCGATCTCGCCGCCCTGGGCCACCTTGGCGATCTTACCGCCCTCGACAAGGAGGGCGCCCGGGCCCTCATAGCCGCTGGCCGGATCGACAAGGCGGACGTTGGTGAACAGCGTCGCGGCCATCAGGCGTTGTCCAGGCGCTGGGCGAGCGTCGCCAGAACGGCCATGCGGGCGGCGACGCCCATCTCGACCTGATCCTGGATCAGGCTGATGGCCAGGTCGTCGGCGACGTCGGAGTCGATCTCGACGCCGCGGTTCATCGGACCCGGGTGCATGACGCGCACGCCGGGGTCGGCATAGGCCAGCTTCTCGCGGTCGAGGCCGAAGTAACGGAAGTATTCACGCTGGGAGGGGGCCATGACCCCGTCCATGCGCTCCAGCTGCAGGCGCAGCATCATGACCACGTCGCAGCCGGCGATACCGTCGCGCATGGTGTTGTGGACGGCGGCGCCCCAGCGCTCGGCCTGTGCCGGCATCAGGGTGGCGGGGCCGACCAGCCGCACTTCGGCGCCCAGCATCTGCAACATGGCGACGTTGGAACGGGCGACGCGGCTGTGCAGGACGTCGCCGCAGATGGCGACCTTCAGCCCGGCGATCCTGCCGAAGGCGCGGCGCATGGAGAGCGCGTCGAGCAGCGCCTGGGTCGGGTGTTCATGCTGGCCGTCGCCGGCGTTGATCACCGAGCAGGTGACCTTCTGCGCGAGCAGGGCGGCCGCGCCGGAGGAGGCGTGACGCACGACCAGCAGGTCGGGCTGCATGGCGTTCAGCGTCACGGCGGTGTCGATCAGGGTCTCGCCCTTGGCGATCGACGAGGAGCGCGGGCTCATGTTGACGACGTCGGCCCCAAGTCGCTTGCCGGCCAGCTCAAAGGAGCTCTGGGTGCGCGTCGAGTTCTCGAAGAACAGATTCATCAAGGTCCGACCGGCCAGGAGGTCGAGCTTCTTGGACGTCTGACGGTTCAGGCTGACGAACCGGTCGGCGAGGTCGAGGAGGTTCGCGACCTCGACCTCGTTCAGGTCCAGCACCGACAGGAAATGGCGTTTCGGGAACGGCGCGATGCGCCCAAGCGCCTCGCTCAAGCCGGGATCGGTGAAGGGCGCTCTATCGTTCATCAAAGCTGCGTCTTAGGGGGCTTCTGGGGGGAAGGGAAGGTCAGGACGGCGAACGTTCCCCAAGATCAGCGGCCATCAGGACAAGGTATCCGTCAGGATCCTGCACGACGAACTCACGCTTGCCGCTCTCGCGGTCACCCGTGCGACGCCAGACCTCGCGCGGTTGGGCGTAGAGGGGGTGAGCCCGCGCGCTCAACCGTTGCAGTTCAGGTTCGATATCGCCGACGAAGACCTGGATAATCACGCCGCGCCCAAACGGCGGAACAAGCTCGGCGGTTTCCCACTTGGCGGATCGGTCGCACAGCATGATCTGACCGCCTTCAGGCCGTTCCAGATACACGAATCCCGGCCGTTGATAGGCCTGGCCGAAGCCGAGGACATCGATCCAGAAGGCGCGGCTGACCGCAAGGTCGCTGACCAGCAACTCCGGCGCGAGCTTCGCCCAGCCGCCTTTTGGAGGTGATCCAAAGTCAAAAGTTTCGGTCATGCCTAACCTTAACCGTCATCCCGGGCGTAGCGAAGCGCAGACCCGGGACCCAGGGGTCGTTGCACGCGCCGTCTCCTCCGTACCGACGGCGCAGCCGTGCAGAACCCTCCTGGGTCCCGGATAGCCCCTGCGGGGCTTCCGGGATGACAGTGGATTTCTTAGCCCTGCCGCAACCGCTCCAGGGCGCCTTGCAGGATCCAGGCGGCGGCGGCTTTGTCGACGAGGTCGGCGCGGCGGGTGCGGCTGACGTCGGCTTCGTCGATCAGCATGCGGTTGACGGCCGCCGAGCTCAGACGTTCGTCCCAGAAGGCGATCGGGATGTCACGCAACCGCAGCAGGTTGCGGGCGAAGGCGCGGGAGGACTGGCAGCGCGGCCCCTCGGTCCCGTCCATGTTCACCGGCAGGCCGACGACGATCCCGCCAACGCCGCGGTGATCGATGACCTTGAACAGGGCCTCGGCGTCCTGGGTGAACTTGGTCTTGCGGATCAGTTCGAGAGGCGAGGCGATGATCCGGGCGCCGTCTGAGACGGCGACGCCGATGGTCCTTTCGCCCAGGTCGAGGCCGACGAGGGGCGCCACGGGGAGGTCTTGCAGGTCTACGATGGCCATGGCGGCTCCCATATCATTGAAAAAGCGCTTCGCGGCGGCTAACCCAGCGCGACACATTCAAGGAGGCCCTCATGGCCATCGACGCGGCGACCGTGCGCAAGGTCGCCAGGCTGGCGCGTCTCGCCCAGCCTGAAGAGACGCTGGACGAGACCGCCCGGCAGCTGTCCGGCATCATCGACTGGATCGAGCAGCTGGCGGAGGTCGACACCGACGGGGTCGAGCCGATGACCTCGGCGGTCGCCGTGACCCTGCCGATGCGTGACGACGTCGTGACGGAGGGCGGCGATCCGGACCGTGTGCTGGCCAACGCCCCGAAACGCGTCGGCGACTTCTTCGTGGTGCCGAAGGTGGTGGAATAGATGTCGTCGCTCACCTCGCTGACGTTGAAGGCCGCTCTGGACGGCCTGAAGGCGAAGACCTTTTCCGCAGAAGAGCTGACGCGCGCCCACGTGAACGCTGTCGAAGCGGCCCGCGCATTGAACGCCTTTGTGCTGGAGACGCCGGACAAGGCCATCGAGATGGCCAAGGCCTCGGACGCGCGCCGCGCCTCCGG
This is a stretch of genomic DNA from Phenylobacterium immobile (ATCC 35973). It encodes these proteins:
- the dprA gene encoding DNA-processing protein DprA — translated: MSPNERRAWLKLARTETVGPVAFAHLIDRFGDAEAALAALPDLARNAGRSVIPPSDAAIDRELAAGETLGARLLCSGELTFPPLLAAVDPPPPVLWARGNAELLVRPTVAIVGARVASASAQGFARGMAAELGAAGLVIVSGLARGIDKSAHEGALRTGTVAVLGGGVDDIYPAENTALYGQIVESGCVVSENEPGRKAVARDFPRRNRIISGLSRAVVVVEAEIRSGSLITARLAAEQGREVLAVPGSPLDPRARGANDLIRQGAALCEGADDVLRALEGLSGLREPEHPYRGAPSDPDEALRERIYALLSPTPAPIDEIVRACAAPASLVFAALVELSIAGRCELAPGGMASRI
- the plsY gene encoding glycerol-3-phosphate 1-O-acyltransferase PlsY is translated as MTPTLILAAVMGGYLLGSIPFGVIVTRLAGAGDLRQIGSGNIGATNVLRTGRKGLAFVTLVGDGGKGALAVLCAWLATRDAGPMVQVQLTALAGGAAFLGHLFSVWLKFRGGKGVATFLGTLLAAAWPVGLIACATWLVVAKLFKFSSLSALVATATAPVVALALGRPWPIALLAAVMATLVYFRHAENIRRLLKGQEPKIGGDKA
- the pyrC gene encoding dihydroorotase produces the protein MAATLFTNVRLVDPASGYEGPGALLVEGGKIAKVAQGGEIAAPAGAEIIDGQGKLMMPGLIDLRVKTGEPGAEPKETLKSASRAAAAGGVTSIVVQPDTDPVVDDPSVVDFILRRARDIELVHVYAAGAATKGAKGERMAEIGLMAEAGCVYITDADHPIVDSKVLQRIFAYARGFDVLVAHRPADPWLSKGAAATSGEFAGRMGLPSVHAVAERIMLERDLALAEVTGARLLVDQITTAGALDSLKRALGRGVNAVATTSINHMSFNEIDIGDYRTFCKVEPPLRSEDDRQAVIDAVASGLIKIVVSAHAPAPAEDKRLPYDEAAPGAVGLETLLPALLAFHHDGRIPLIDLIRTVTAAPADLLRLPAGRLNEGAPADLVLCDPNAPVLIDAAKLASKSKNSPFDGRRLQGKVLRTLVDGRTVFQAG
- a CDS encoding aspartate carbamoyltransferase catalytic subunit — translated: MNDRAPFTDPGLSEALGRIAPFPKRHFLSVLDLNEVEVANLLDLADRFVSLNRQTSKKLDLLAGRTLMNLFFENSTRTQSSFELAGKRLGADVVNMSPRSSSIAKGETLIDTAVTLNAMQPDLLVVRHASSGAAALLAQKVTCSVINAGDGQHEHPTQALLDALSMRRAFGRIAGLKVAICGDVLHSRVARSNVAMLQMLGAEVRLVGPATLMPAQAERWGAAVHNTMRDGIAGCDVVMMLRLQLERMDGVMAPSQREYFRYFGLDREKLAYADPGVRVMHPGPMNRGVEIDSDVADDLAISLIQDQVEMGVAARMAVLATLAQRLDNA
- a CDS encoding VOC family protein — its product is MTETFDFGSPPKGGWAKLAPELLVSDLAVSRAFWIDVLGFGQAYQRPGFVYLERPEGGQIMLCDRSAKWETAELVPPFGRGVIIQVFVGDIEPELQRLSARAHPLYAQPREVWRRTGDRESGKREFVVQDPDGYLVLMAADLGERSPS
- the ruvX gene encoding Holliday junction resolvase RuvX, encoding MAIVDLQDLPVAPLVGLDLGERTIGVAVSDGARIIASPLELIRKTKFTQDAEALFKVIDHRGVGGIVVGLPVNMDGTEGPRCQSSRAFARNLLRLRDIPIAFWDERLSSAAVNRMLIDEADVSRTRRADLVDKAAAAWILQGALERLRQG
- the gatC gene encoding Asp-tRNA(Asn)/Glu-tRNA(Gln) amidotransferase subunit GatC, with amino-acid sequence MAIDAATVRKVARLARLAQPEETLDETARQLSGIIDWIEQLAEVDTDGVEPMTSAVAVTLPMRDDVVTEGGDPDRVLANAPKRVGDFFVVPKVVE